Below is a window of Populus alba chromosome 2, ASM523922v2, whole genome shotgun sequence DNA.
TTGTGGATAAAGCCTAAACCAGTTCCACGAcagggttgatttttttttttttttcattgcgaATAATTCATCTGTTgtgtcaattaatttttatttttttttctatgctgaTTTCGGAAGGAGTTAATTGTAAGCACCAAGTCAAACGACACGAAATGAAATTAACAAGGAAACTTCTATAGGTTTTTGTTTTCGTCAAACCTTTTTATTTGACTAATGGCTAGCTATCAGCTTGGATCCGGTCCTCTCTTTAGCATCCCTtcgtgtgtatatatatagactCTCTGTGTCCTGTAATCCAAATCCACATAAAGTATAGCCAATCCAAGACTTACCTCTCAATCTAAAACTCCCCTCGTTTACCAGAGCAAGACTCGTAATTTATGATCAGATGTTGAATTCATTCATCTGTGGCAATTTTCAGAATCAAGAGCTAGAGGATGAACCATGGAACAGCCCTTCTTCTACACCAAAGAGATCGAGCCCTTCTGCAACACCAAAAAGATCGAGCCCTTCTGCAACGCCgccaagaaaatcaagaaagagcAGCAAGAATAACAAGAACCCATATTCGTCCCGTGGCCTTGACAAGTTCTCTGCACTTCTCGCAGAACTCGAAGAGAAAAGGCAGAAGATATACACTAAGATTGGGCCTGAAGATGTATCTGTGGTTCGTTTCGTCTATTCAAGTTCAAATGATTGTATTCCTGTTATCGTGAAGGCTAAAGATCAAAAGCAAGACAAACCCAGGGCCAGTAGAGTTGATGATGTCAAAGACAAGCCCATCAATCATAACAGTACTGAAGTTGTGGATAAGTTGCCAACACCGGCACCCGCTGAGACGAAACAAGCGGAGCAACCAAGATTGGAAGATGACAAAAAGACGGAGAAGAAATGTTTTACATGGAGCATCAAGTTGCATAGATGGAGAAGACCCTATTATTATATGCCAGTTGCTATAGTCTTGATCTTGTTATTGTTGGTTTTCTTTGGGCGATCTGTTGCTATATTATGGACCTCTCTGGGATGGTATATAGTCCCGacattgagtacaaagaagccATCAAAGAAGACAGAAGATGTTAGAAGATTACGCGAGCCCAAGATGGTGATTAATCACGGGGTATCTTCTCCAAAGAGAAAGAGTACTGGCGCTATCACAGATAAATTGCCCCAACGACAAGAGCAACGAAAAAGCTTCTGAAGGTGATTTCGGTTCATtgagttccttttttttttttttttgccttttgggGTTAAGATTTTGCTTCTTTTGTTAGAAGTTTTGGTTCCGATGTTGGATGTGTTTGAAAATTCAAACCATCCTTGGACAATTGTAAATTAATTACACTAGTATTATGGATTAATTAGATACCGTACTTTCATACACAATCATCAGCACtataaatccaaaacaaaagttTGATATTCATTTGAAGTGGGGAATGTGGTTAATTGAAGGATTTGTAGACTAagggtatattttttttattcggtaTTCGATTAATGCAAGtcataataattcaaaaagctTATTCAGAGGCTCttggtaaaaaattaaaggttatTTGAGACCGTTTtcgatattaaaattaatacactCTAAAGATCAATTTTCAGAATTtcctatcaaaatattttttttctttttcagtattaattttggattttataattttttattttttatttaatcaatgatGAGTTAAAATAGACTTTAAACCCTTAATTTATCATTTAGAATTCAATtatcaatcttaaaaaatattaagaattttaaattgtttctgtaattattttttctaaggtTTTATGTACTTAATAAACTCGGTTCTTTTACTTTATGTTGCATCGTCGTTTAAGCAAAAATCAGTACTTTATACATGTAATCGCCAGCGCATTAACTAATAGATCGACACTTGCTCAAAGGACCATAAAACTTGAGGATTGTTCTGCTGGCAAAGAGTTAGGCTCTCAGTTTTGTTTAacttaattctaaaattatgaaacgaaaataatgtttaaaatcATCAACAGGACGGGAtacaatatgaaaatatatattaaaaaaaatataaaaatataacgtagatgaaaaacataatctactatggattgctatagttactcataatatatttttttattactgtttttttcttacttgattttttttttcaaatttgaatccTATCATCTTAAATTGATTTTAGATTGagtttgatgttttattttcactatatttgCAAAGGGTTCTCACgatgttaataataaattttgatgttgaattaatatttgatttgtcaaaataaaatttaattttattgattttaacaaattaaaattttagaaatccaTTTCAAACtattacaaatattaaattttttaaaataaaatttttatcttaattttttggaCTAAATCTTTAATTAGAATAAACAaatttgatatcagtatatataATTCTCATGCAAAGTTTTATTTGCATGGTTAAACAATATCCAGTAAaacttgttcaatttttttatgctaatttgtgtatatttttattaattttacaggttttaaaattaatgaatcatataagtttttaatgattttaaaatttataaaatttaaattaataatctttaaaaaataaatttaaaattagattagtTTAAGCTACAACAtgttcattgttattttttcttatcctcTTGGATCCTTGGTGATCGGTTGAACCTCAATTGATTATCTCCATATCACAAGACCTGATTTTAAGCCGTTGTACGAATATCCTTCAGCATGGTTTTGGAAAGAAATAACGGTCTTCCAATTCTGAGAGTATCTTACTGCAGAGATTTGCCTGATTTGGAGGGATTGACAGACTAGGTGACATTACAGGTTATTGCAAGAACAGTTGACCCGATACATAAGGGTCagattaactatttaataaaataattaattgcaaTCTTCTTCCATACATGGAGTTcatgattaaattaaacttaaattacTGACCGTACACGTGGGTTGGAAAACTCATTTTTGTGCAAGAGGATCATAACTCAAGTCCACAAAGACACAGTAAAGCGTCTGTTTTTCTAGgtattccttttgttttacccataaaaaaaataaaaaaaagttaaccgGAAAAAAGTCTTGCATATGTGCCACGgtctaaattaatatttttcatatgtgcCACAGTTGACCCCGTCTTGCACTCATCCCCAGTTATTTGTCGACAACGGCTTAGGAAATGAGGAATGGCTTGAGATGGGTATTTTCATATGAACATTCTCAAGTAGTAATGATTTTTTGGTAGTTGAAATCGgagcataaaaaaatagatgtttgattATTGGCATcttgaattaaatatatattagtttatatCTCGCATTGTAGAAATTTAATGTGATGTTTTAAAACGTTTTTACTATCTTATGATTTCCTTAGAGAATGCTTGTTTAGGtacattattttataaattcttattatatttttcatttccatAACTTTCAAAAATGCACATGTAGTTCAATATAATGTTtcaattcttatatatatatatatatatatatatatatataggttgcCGTAATAATTGACCGGACGGagtttaatatcttttttttcatgttcatgTAATCATATTGACAATGAAAGATTTATTCAAGATTTTGGAGTACAAGGCAATGCTATCCAAGTTTATTCTCGATCATGAACTCCTGTGAGTTGCAAGAAACCACTTCTTCTAGATGGCAGAGCTTGGCTTGCGGGCTTGAATAAAACAGAATGTTTTGGAATGCATATAAAAAGtacaacacatcaaaattaaaagataatttaaacctaataataataagcacccaatattaagaataacatatatataaaaaaattatatgttctCAAATGCAAATTGGTGAAGCTTGGGAGCTCTCGAAGCTACCAAATTGTAATGCACTTAAATtatgtaattgaaaaatatttataaaataaaatatctcgcTTGTATAAATTGCACATGGCAGCCTTGAAATGTGCGCTCGTTTCATGTGATGCAAAATAGTCTATCCCATGGAATTgaataaatcttaaattaatcTCTATGGTTTTGCagatatttcattttcttttttcaatttattttatttatttttgctttaagaaatagaaaggggaaaaaaatataatataaaaagattaacaagaaaagaaaactataacaaaaaaatatttatgtaaatatggtcaaaagattaattaattatttttaaaactaaagggttatttgatttatttttaaaaaatagaacaactaatttataatttactattataaattacatcaaagtgatatttttttaattttaacatgatttttaaatactattataaatttttatttgtatttgaattttaatagtccttttcaattatcatgtatttgatataaaaataataatattaataataataaattgttcatgaaaattctattgaaaatattctttagttttaatttttataaataaattcataaaatataaacatgttaataatttacaatCATAAAATGTTGACGAAATAATgattcaagttaaaaaattagtgctcattaaaataaataaaaaagttattaatataaaaaagttatcttgactaaaaaaattcaaaataattgtaTCTGTCAAACaactttttaaaacttgaactaTTTTTTACTGGGTTTAAAGAATATTTGAACCCCACCCGCCACCCCGTGTAGGCAGGCATAAGACCTAGTCAAtgtctaattaatttactttaagatcaatattatcaaattttatttcaattaaatggAGCTTTAATCTGAggttatacaaaaattaatataggCCCGGAGGCAAACTCACAGCAATGTGCATGCCACTTACAAGTGTGACCTCGTACAACAAACTGGGCCAATCATCGTCAATCTTCTAGGAGGTTATGGTACAGATAATATGTTCGAGAAGGgaacaaaacattaaattcttgGTTGCTAACCAGTAGGAATCACCCCTCTCATGTTCTCAACTCAATCTCTAGATATTTCTCAACGTGGGTGTCACCATTCCTACTCCTGCACGAGATAAAGCAAGTCACTAGAGTAGATATGTTGACTTTGATTGCAATATACAATGATGAAAAGTCAATTTTAGCATATTTGCCGGTGACGCATAATGTTCTAATATGAAAGGGAACGTCTTAAACCGgatttcttttactttattaGCTTATTTTACTCTGGAGAACCAATAACATAGCCAAAAACAGAGTTGGATGTGTTCTGACCTTGAACCTCTTCCGGCGAGTGTCATCAGCAGTATATTGAGACAAGTGAGGTTCATGCCTGGGAGCTTCATTTCTGTAGTGCCCCCTTCCCGCTGCTGGCACCCTACTATTTTCTCGTGCTTGACTTCTTGAATTCCGGAAGAAGCCGTCCTTGGCCCAGGTGACCTCATAATCAGCCTTCAATCGTGATCCTTGCTGAACAAAAAGGGTGACGTGTTACTTGCCAATAGGAACATCTCAAATTATCTGATTTAATGTTCGCTTTTCCAAAATCTGGCAAGTATAGTTCCAACTGGTATTGGTGGCCTTGCAATTGCAATATATAAGCCACAAGTCCACCGATGGAGCTTGAAGTGCAAGAATTTGCTCTGAAAAAAATGTAATATCACAAGTattactaggaaaaaaaaattggttttagaAAATTCTCTATTTCTTTTGGTCATTTGGGCTTTATTTTAGATGATCAAATTAAGTGAGACACTACACAGGTCCAAATGACTCTTCATATTTGATAGAGCTTCTAGGTGTCATTTTCTCCACCCATGCAAAAGGACTTCACTTCATTCCCACACATCTGACACTAACTCCCTTCATCACAAGCTTAATTTTTCTGCATCATATAACCATTATTTGactgttgaaaaataaaatgatagtaAAGAGTTACAGAACAACGAGTCCAAAGATTGGTAAAGTATCCTTTTCCACCTTTATTCCACTTTTACGGCAACTTTGGGTTTCATCTTTACCTAATCAGCTTGCtgagttttgtaatttatagTGGATTCTTGACATGATGGGTTTTAAAGTTGAATAAGGGTGGGTTATGATTGTCTTTAGTTTGGATAATTTGGATGGAGGAACATATGGATTTGTATTTAAATGTGATGATTTGATAATAAATGTCTTTAGTTTGTGGGGGGTTGATTAAAATAGGGGTATCATGtgttttaaggttttttagGTTTGAGATTAGTTAAGTTAtaggaagaaaattgaagaaagagaaagaatagTTTGGCTACTGTCTAGTCCACAGAATCTTCAAGAGGACGATGACAAAATACAGTTTGGTCCCtagtttggaaaaatattttgaattggttCAAGGCCCATGTAAACTTGATATTAGAGCTCCATGATTACAATTGATTCAGGGTCTTTGTGTGAAAGATTCAGTGTGGTTTTGAGCTTATACATAATATGTTTAAATCTATTTAGAACGAGTTTATTGTTCAAGTGTGTGTTTTTTCAGGCTTGCGAAAGTCAAGTTATCCTTGAAATTTGTGTTGGTCACGTGCCTGCTTCTAGGGTTGTGACAGGTATGGTACGAATCAGAGCATATTAAAGTCAGAGAGAAGATCAAATAAATATGACTTCAAAAGAACAGCACAGAGATGATCAAGTTCCTACCTTCTGTAATGAGCGCCCACATAAGACCTTAAGAGCATTATAGAAGTCCCTATGTTTCTCAAACTGAACCACAATCTTGCAGTGGAGGCCTGAAATTATGTCCCCACCATTCTCGTCTGCATCCTTATCTTGATCATCATCCTCAGTAACATTAAGATTCCTATTGCATGAGTTCAAAGAAGCAATAAGAATATAATGCTTTACTTTCCAATCAGGCAATATCTTACCGAAACAATCATCCAAATTCAATCATTAACAAGCTCAAcaagtataaaatataaactaggCAATATCCTAAAGAAACAATCATCCAAATTCAATTATTAACAAGCTCAACAAGTATAAAATACAAACTAGATGTTTTATAAACTTCCAACAATACtctttcttcaagttttgattGTTAAAAATGAAGTCAACCATCCACATGAGATACAACCTCAAAACCCTTATTTCAACCAAACCATGCATCCTGGATACACTATCAGAAGAAAGTAATGTGGCAGAACTTTTCATTTCTACCCTGATATTTATAGCTACTCCTCTCCTATTATTCAGATTTAGCAGTAACATGGTGAGTATTAGAACCTATGTCGGCACCAAATTCTGGTGCAGTAGACAAGGTTGTTGTATAAGTTAACCTCACATTCGTAATGAATCACACCATTCCCTTCAACCATTTACCCATCCTGCAACCTCGACAACTAAAACAAGTTCCATAGTTCAGTTTGAAAGTAAGCTAATACCATCCAGTTCTTGTCATTAGATATCCGTTACGGCCCCAAAACTGTGATCGAGTTACAGGGCAATTGACTGCGAAATCAACCTGTAAAGAATGATGTTTGCCAGACCTTCTTCCTTTATgacataatttgaaaatatgtgAAGGGCTCGTTTAAGAGAGAACCCAACGATCTCAATGCAAATAAAAGTCCATGGCTTGCCTGAGACTATTGTGAGTGATTGTGATATAATCTGTCATTAGATATCAGACAGAAGATGGATATGTCCTGCTAGCAACATGAGAATTACCAAATAAGGAATCATTTCTTCATTCACCTAAATTTCCCAAACCAGGACAGCTAAATCCAACTCCAACATAGCTACTTAACACAGCAGTTCTCCTGACCAACTCTCAGAAAATCAAAACTTGAATTCAGAAACCAGTATTAGCTATCTAATACTAAACTACAGTAGCAAGTTTTCAGTCTTTTACCAATCTACAACAATGCTACAGCACCAGGTATTACAAACAAAGACTAGATTAAGCCTAAAGTAAATCATCATAAAACTGCACAATTGAAAATCACACTACCTTATCTTCCCAAATGTAGAAAAAACTGTGTGCGTAACTAACATCGAAGGCTTTGACGAAACCCTAGGCTCCGCAACCCACCGCGAAGGAACTCCTTTCATTACAATCGTATCCGGCTCCTGTCTCCCTCCTCTTACATACCCTACCAAAACAAACACTACCACACATTATTAACTCACAAACACAAGATGGTTTCGGAAGATATGGCACTTAAAGTTGTAAAGCTCACAGCTTCAAGAGAACAGCaaacaccatatatatatatatatatatatatatatatatatgttcaagATTCACAGACCTTTATTTGCAAAAGCATAAAATTCCTCCCACAATTTCTTCATTCCTTCAAAATCATCAGACTCCGGTACAGCCACACTAAGCCTATACTTCTCCCCTTGTAAATTCACCTCCATTTGATCCATTTTTTCCACAACATTATCTCTCCAATCTCGAAACTTCTTCCCCAAAATCTTCAAATCCTCACTTTCctcttcatttctctttttactatttaaaaaccCTAGGTCACGAATGCTGAGGCTACCATGAGCTACAGGATCATCGCGCTTTCGCTTCTTGACATCCTTGAACCGTCTGATCTCGAGGTCATCTTCAGGGATGGTGATAGATAGAGAGGTCTTTGCAAACTCGATGAGTGATCGCTTTAGCTTCCATTCATCGATTGGTTTTGTAGCTGATGACGGAAGTGAAGGGTGGACTGTGAAATTGAGCTTCACGCGCGGAACTAGTGAGAGACCGTTCTCGATTTCTAGGATTTCTGTTGGAGAGACAGTCTCTAACGGTAGAAAATCGCTGCTCATTGCTTTCGATAATCGTCTCGATTTCGCTCTCTTTTCGATTCCTCCGGCTCTTGCCTCTGCTTATTTGTTTAGTTATTTCCAAGGTATTTTGGACGGCCACAAAAACGCACCGTTTTGGTATGAAATAAATGGGCTAACGCTGGGTTTTGGCCTTTGGGCTTTAGTTAAGGCAATGGCGTGGAAAGTCCGTTTCCCACACGTGTAAATGCACCTGACAAATATATGAAAAGACAAGGAGATACTCGTTAATAACGCGGCACGCGGTTGACCGTGAAAGCTCATCCGCCATATTCAGGTGATCGAAATTCAAAACTGTAACAGCAGATTGGGTtcggcagagagagagagagagagtctgaGGGGTAGAGGGAAGAGAAATGGGGCTATCGTGCTTCGCTTGCTTTGACGGGGGAAGCAAGCaacagagaagagaagaagaaagactgGCCTCCGCAGAAGCTCGTGCTAAAGCGGCCGAAGCTGCCCAGAAACGGTAATCTCAACTGATCCTATTGAATAGATACTGTTTGGTATTATTCACTGGATCGTGGACTCCattctttttctcttgtttcaatgaatgagttttataaaatttggctggccctttttttatttggagtCCAGTATTTAGGATTTTCTatgcaattttaatttatatgctttaattgatttttctatttgCAACTAAGGGGCTATTAATTCTAATTCAGAGTTTTCCTGTGACGTAATGCTTATAGTGCTATAATTGCTACCGTTCCCTGTTTTCATATTCTGAACTTAACTCTATGTCAGGTGGTTTTGATATAATGGGTGGTTGTGTTTTAGGATCGTGAATTTTCTTAAGGATTCGAGGAccgagggttttttttttttttttgcaaaaataaaaaagaagtgcTGTTGGCATAAATTACGGACTACCCTAGGCTATTTTTGCTTTCAATAGCTTGTTGGCACATGAGAGTAGGAGTTTTTGGCTAGGATGTTATGATGATCGAGGCAGCTGAAAAACAGTGATGATAATGTCACTGAGAAATGAAACCTTAAGTATTTTAAATGATCGTGGAAgggtttcttttcttgtttataaCATTTAGATTATTAACTTACTTGCAGGCAAGAGCAATTCGAAAAGTCTGCAGCAGGGAGAGCTGCCTGCGCACAGCTACAGGGGATGGCAAAGCAATCTGCAAACTCTAACAAAGGCGAACCAGTTCTAAAGGTTTCAAGCCTGAAAcgccttttgttttcttggttggTTGTATTAAATGGCAGTAGTACAATAGCAATTAAAGGGGCAT
It encodes the following:
- the LOC118035804 gene encoding uncharacterized protein, which gives rise to MGLSCFACFDGGSKQQRREEERLASAEARAKAAEAAQKRQEQFEKSAAGRAACAQLQGMAKQSANSNKGEPVLKWQMS
- the LOC118035802 gene encoding uncharacterized protein, whose translation is MLNSFICGNFQNQELEDEPWNSPSSTPKRSSPSATPKRSSPSATPPRKSRKSSKNNKNPYSSRGLDKFSALLAELEEKRQKIYTKIGPEDVSVVRFVYSSSNDCIPVIVKAKDQKQDKPRASRVDDVKDKPINHNSTEVVDKLPTPAPAETKQAEQPRLEDDKKTEKKCFTWSIKLHRWRRPYYYMPVAIVLILLLLVFFGRSVAILWTSLGWYIVPTLSTKKPSKKTEDVRRLREPKMVINHGVSSPKRKSTGAITDKLPQRQEQRKSF
- the LOC118035803 gene encoding uncharacterized protein isoform X2, translated to MSSDFLPLETVSPTEILEIENGLSLVPRVKLNFTVHPSLPSSATKPIDEWKLKRSLIEFAKTSLSITIPEDDLEIRRFKDVKKRKRDDPVAHGSLSIRDLGFLNSKKRNEEESEDLKILGKKFRDWRDNVVEKMDQMEVNLQGEKYRLSVAVPESDDFEGMKKLWEEFYAFANKGYVRGGRQEPDTIVMKGVPSRWVAEPRVSSKPSMLVTHTVFSTFGKIRNLNVTEDDDQDKDADENGGDIISGLHCKIVVQFEKHRDFYNALKVLCGRSLQKSKFLHFKLHRWTCGLYIAIARPPIPVGTILARFWKSEH
- the LOC118035803 gene encoding uncharacterized protein isoform X1 translates to MSSDFLPLETVSPTEILEIENGLSLVPRVKLNFTVHPSLPSSATKPIDEWKLKRSLIEFAKTSLSITIPEDDLEIRRFKDVKKRKRDDPVAHGSLSIRDLGFLNSKKRNEEESEDLKILGKKFRDWRDNVVEKMDQMEVNLQGEKYRLSVAVPESDDFEGMKKLWEEFYAFANKGYVRGGRQEPDTIVMKGVPSRWVAEPRVSSKPSMLVTHTVFSTFGKIRNLNVTEDDDQDKDADENGGDIISGLHCKIVVQFEKHRDFYNALKVLCGRSLQKQGSRLKADYEVTWAKDGFFRNSRSQARENSRVPAAGRGHYRNEAPRHEPHLSQYTADDTRRKRFKE